The Nicotiana sylvestris chromosome 6, ASM39365v2, whole genome shotgun sequence genomic sequence TTCCAATTAGGAAAGTCCCAATCGAGTAACTGTGACCAAGAAGTCACTAAAACCGAATCCGTGCATTTTGGCTTTGAATTGTGACCTCCTAAACATAAGATCGTCCGTTAAAATTTGTGGATTACGATATACTTTGTGACTTTTCCAACACTGAACTGTTCCTTTGAATTGAAGATAGGCTGGTTTTTGTGGAAGATGAAGCATATATTTTGCATGAATTTGAAGAAGCTGCAGCCAAGGGTGGCCGATGATGAGACGGCGCTCCTCCTAAATAGTTTGTGGCTGCTGAATTTTCACTCTCTATTCCACATTTTATACTTTGCTCTTTtacttcttcctcctcctcctcatccTCCGCCTCTTCGGCATCCCACAAGAACCGAGCGTATGATGCCAATACGTAActgtaataattaataaatgaaatataaataaAGAATCTCAATCCGAATAAAGCTTTAATTGGTCAATCATATTTGAATTTTTAgaatgaaaataaggaaaaagtaCTCACCAGTCATCAGGGCTAGATTTAACAGCTTGATCAAAATAAGCATGGGCACGAGATGCATTTTTTTGGGTTCGCCAAATTAGGTCAGCATAAAGTGCCAACACATTCCCATCTCTCGGATTTACCAATATTGCTCTTGCGTAATACTCCTCTGCTTTTGCTAGATCCCTCTTAACCTGTTGATTCAACACACAATTATATTAATCACTACATTAATTCTCAGAAGCAAATAATTAAATCACTTATTCAAAGGTAGCAGCACTAGTACTTAAGTCATAAAGAGACTGAATCGAATGATTACGAATTTACGTACCTCTTTTAAGAAGCTGGCATAGTTTGCTAGTAAAAGTGCATTTTCCGGGTTAGTTTCAATCATTTTCTTATAGTAGGCTTCTGTACTTTCATGCCCATCCCAACTATTCGAATCCGAACCTGAACCTGGACCATCTCCACCATCCCACCCACCGCCTCCGCCGCCGCCTTTCGTTGCACCACCCACCAGCAGTGACTCCGACACCCTCCCTTTCTTCGTTATACCGtcgtttttcttcttcttaactACAGGATCTCGGGGTTCTGTTTCTCGCATGCAACAGCTAGTTGCAAGCTTGGTCGCGGTTTCATGCTCCGGAAAAAACGACGTTGTTAAGGAGCA encodes the following:
- the LOC104248781 gene encoding uncharacterized protein, with product MMLTRSSCPILHSWIPNSPGSSPDSALARTRSCSLTTSFFPEHETATKLATSCCMRETEPRDPVVKKKKNDGITKKGRVSESLLVGGATKGGGGGGGWDGGDGPGSGSDSNSWDGHESTEAYYKKMIETNPENALLLANYASFLKEVKRDLAKAEEYYARAILVNPRDGNVLALYADLIWRTQKNASRAHAYFDQAVKSSPDDCYVLASYARFLWDAEEAEDEEEEEEVKEQSIKCGIESENSAATNYLGGAPSHHRPPLAAASSNSCKIYASSSTKTSLSSIQRNSSVLEKSQSIS